A single Pseudomonas sp. HN11 DNA region contains:
- a CDS encoding cytochrome o ubiquinol oxidase subunit III — protein MSNLVTNAGHAHVDDHGHDDHHHDSGPMTVFGFWLYLMTDCILFASIFAVYAVLVNNVAGGPSGHDIFELPYVLGETALLLFSSITYGFAMLAFYKGNKKGVLSWLALTFLFGLGFIGMEINEFHLLISEGYGPHRSGFLSAFFTLVGTHGLHVTAGLLWMAVMMYQVNKHGLTNTNKTRLSCLSLFWHFLDVVWICVFTVVYLMGTL, from the coding sequence ATGTCGAACTTAGTGACCAATGCTGGACACGCCCATGTCGATGACCATGGGCACGATGACCATCACCACGACTCGGGGCCGATGACCGTTTTCGGTTTCTGGCTCTACCTGATGACCGACTGCATCTTGTTTGCGTCGATCTTCGCGGTGTACGCGGTACTGGTAAACAACGTAGCGGGTGGCCCGTCGGGCCACGACATCTTCGAACTGCCTTACGTGCTCGGCGAAACCGCCTTGCTGTTGTTCAGTTCGATCACCTACGGCTTCGCCATGTTGGCCTTCTACAAGGGCAACAAGAAAGGCGTACTGAGCTGGTTGGCACTGACCTTCCTGTTCGGCCTGGGCTTCATCGGCATGGAGATCAACGAGTTCCACCTGCTGATCTCCGAAGGCTACGGCCCGCACCGTAGTGGCTTCCTGTCTGCGTTCTTTACGCTGGTAGGCACCCACGGTCTGCACGTAACAGCCGGCCTGCTGTGGATGGCGGTGATGATGTATCAGGTCAATAAACACGGCCTGACCAACACCAACAAGACTCGCCTGAGCTGCCTGAGCCTGTTCTGGCACTTCCTGGACGTGGTCTGGATCTGCGTCTTCACCGTTGTTTACCTGATGGGGACTCTGTAA